The Alosa sapidissima isolate fAloSap1 chromosome 16, fAloSap1.pri, whole genome shotgun sequence genome has a segment encoding these proteins:
- the calhm3 gene encoding calcium homeostasis modulator protein 3, with protein sequence MERLKLVLQYFQSNSESISNGICAILALISVKLYTSFDFNCPCMPQYNKLYGLGVMFVPPLILFLLGVLINRHTGVMMEEWLRPIGKRSKNPAVIKHLFSAMIQRSLLAPMVWILVTLLDGKCFVCAFSMNVDPEYFSGIPNNTGLEITRILAKVPCKEDAIFQNTTFRKAVSRYVRCYSQAIGWSILLFLILLGAVGRVVKPCFNHAGFLQTRYWSNYLDIEQKLFDETCVLHARDFARKCVVQFFEGRRDDSVLRLPLARALITRPCRRDEFDEEDEEERLHGITRQDQVDHLLHAWYQSKPELDVTKMAYRPRACITWEDDQGRAVFSDV encoded by the exons ATGGAGCGTCTTAAATTAGTTCTGCAATACTTTCAGTCCAACTCTGAGTCAATATCTAACGGAATCTGTGCTATTTTGGCACTTATCAGTGTAAAACTTTATACGAGTTTTGATTTTAACTGTCCGTGCATGCCTCAATATAACAAATTATACGGACTAGGAGTCATGTTCGTACCCCCGCTCATACTTTTCCTACTGGGAGTGCTAATCAACCGACACACGGGTGTTATGATGGAAGAATGGCTAAGACCCATAGGGAAACGATCCAAAAATCCTGCTGTGATCAA ACATTTGTTTTCAGCCATGATCCAGAGGAGCCTTCTGGCCCCCATGGTGTGGATCCTGGTGACCCTTCTGGATGGGAaatgctttgtgtgtgcgttcagCATGAACGTGGATCCAGAGTACTTCAGTGGCATTCCGAACAACACAGGGCTAGAGATAACCAGGATCCTGGCAAAAGTGCCCTGCAAGGAGGACGCCATCTTCCAAAACACCACCTTCCGCAAGGCCGTGTCACGTTATGTCCGCTGCTATTCTCAG GCAATAGGCTGGTCCATTCTGCTGTTCCTGATTCTGTTGGGTGCAGTGGGTCGCGTCGTCAAGCCCTGCTTCAACCATGCCGGCTTTCTGCAGACGCGATACTGGAGCAACTACCTGGACATCGAGCAGAAGCTGTTTGACGAGACCTGCGTCCTGCATGCACGTGACTTCGCCCGCAAGTGTGTTGTGCAGTTCTTCGAAGGCAGGCGTGATGACTCCGTACTGCGTTTGCCACTGGCCCGCGCCCTCATCACCCGCCCCTGCCGACGGGATGAGTTTGAtgaagaggacgaggaggagcgCCTCCACGGCATCACCCGTCAGGACCAGGTGGACCACCTGCTGCACGCTTGGTACCAGAGTAAGCCTGAGCTGGACGTGACTAAGATGGCGTACAGACCCAGAGCCTGTATCACCTGGGAAGATGACCAGGGACGGGCAGTCTTCTCGGATGTATAG